The window GCAGTGATAACGGTAGAATGGTGTAGGTTATCAGTGgtgagaaaggaaggggagaggtgAATCTGAAATCTGATCACtcattatattttttagtatCTGTTCACTCAAACAAAAACCCTGGCTCCAATGTGGAATAAATGCAATGTGAGTCTTCAGGCTGCATAGCTGAATGGCTGTcaaatatatcatatttaaattctttttagagAAATTACCCTATTACATGCTTAATGCATTTATGAAGCCACATTGAAACATGCAAAcaggtaaaatattttgtttccttttaaattatttttatgtcatgAACACTTGATTAAAATTACCTCTATTTTTTGActacgtatatatatatttatttgtactaTTTGTACTCTCACCTTAAGTCATTTAAACATTAGGAGAATTATAGCTCAAACACTGAACAGTAATCAACACATAGCAAATATGTAACCCGTACAGTTTGTGCCATTTTAATGACAGGAGAACAGATATTAATGTGAGTTCTAAGAATTTCTCTTTAATATCTTTCTCATTGAATCTATGACTTTCTTATTTCTCAAGCTGTAGATAATTGGATTTAACAAAGGAATTATGATAGTGTAAAATAGGGAGTCCATCATATCTTGATCTTCTGATTGTGTAGATACGGGGCGCACATACATGAGGACAAGAGCACCATAGTAAAAGGAGACAGATAAGAGATGGGCTCCACAGGTGGAAAAGGCTTTCTTTATGCCTTGTAgagacttcttttttaagattgtaaaaAGAACTAGTGTATAGGAGACAAGAACTATCAGAATGGTGAACATCTGTATTGACCcagcaaaaataaatagtatCAGATAATTGATAGAAGGGTCAGTACAAGAAATCTTAAGCAATGGTATAATGTCACAGTAAAAGTGATGTACTATGATGGAATTGCAGAAGGATAATCTGAATAAGAAAGCATTATGAATTGTGGCATGAAGAAGGCCACCTAAAAGTGACAAACCTAACAGACAGATGCAGAGTGTATTGGACATAATAACTGGATAAAGTAATGGTTTGCATATGGCCACATAGCGATCGTATGCCATTGTTGCCAGCAGAAAGCATTCCACTGTTATACttattgcaaaggaaaaaaattgtatcatGCATTCTGAAAGAGGTATCATTCTGGTCTTGGCAAAAAAGTTGACCAGCATCTTGGGGGATACTGTGGATGATATCCAAGCATCCACAAATGCCAAACTCCCAAGGTAAAAGTACATGGGAATGTGAAGCTGAGGGTCATTCCATATGAGAGCAATTAGACCAAGATTTCCCACCATGGTGAGAAGATAGATAACCAAGAACACCAGGAACAGGGGGATTTGCCACTGTGGTTCATATGTGAGTCCTGTGAGAATCAAATCTGTCAGcaatgttgcatttctatgtCCTTTTCCATGTTCCTTTTCCATATCCTCAATGGGTGTTGCCTGAAATGAAATTTagtaaatgggaaaaagaatgcACTcaatttataatatgaaaatatggGGAGGAGAGCTGAGGGTATCCTCTCAATTTTGTGTATTTCCTCTATATTGATTGGAATCCTTTGAGGGCTTGGAAATAAGTGCAACtatttcaatttttcaaatttgtaGCAATGAATAGAATTGGGAAAATTAGAGACATTGTAATATGTCCTAAATTTATGGGATTGGATGGGTGTGATATGGAAATTTTATGTTTGGGATGTGGATGTAAGGTGAAGGGAAAAGGAGCTTGAAGGGTCTCAGTAAAAATGAGTTAAAGAGTATGTGAAGGATCATGAACATCATTCATCAGGGAATAAGCATGCACTGAAACTTAAGAGAAGGGAGTAGTACTgatagatactttttaaaatgaatatatggtGGTGTAGAAAATAGActgcagagaaggagaaattagggTCAGGAATACTAGTCAAGAGGAAGTGACTACTATGCAGTGTTCGCAAACAGAGCCTATAGTAAAAcctcaaatctgtatttttcataaaaggTTTCCCAGATTACACATTGGAATCATCTGGGGAAACTCATGCAAAATATAGATTTGAGGTTTTACTGTACACAATAATTTAGTGAATCAATTATTAAGTCTAATAATCTGTATTCTACTTGATCTCTAAGTGACTCAAATACATGTGACATGGCTAATTCACTAATGAAATTGAGATTGATGGGAAGATGAAGAGGCAGATGGAAAAGTGTTCAGAAGGTAgatgcatggggcacctgggtggctcagtcgttaagcttctgccttcggctcagggcatgatcccagggtcctgggcttgagccccgcattaggctccctactccgctgggagcctatttcttcctctcccactccctctgcttgtgttccctctctccctggctgtNcctgggtggctcagtcgttaagtttctgccttcggctcagggcatgatcccagggtcctgggcttgagccccgcattaggctccctactccgctgggagcctatttcttcctctcccactccctctgcttgtgttccctctctccctggctgtctctctctctgtcaaataaataaataaaatctttaaaaaaaaaaggaagatgcagTGTCTCTCTGACACATGCAGGTGAAGAGTTAGTGAAGAATGGAGGAGTCACTTGGCAACTGGGTAGATTCTCATCAAAAATTAAGA is drawn from Ailuropoda melanoleuca isolate Jingjing unplaced genomic scaffold, ASM200744v2 unplaced-scaffold1932, whole genome shotgun sequence and contains these coding sequences:
- the LOC109488762 gene encoding olfactory receptor 5H2-like, giving the protein ATPIEDMEKEHGKGHRNATLLTDLILTGLTYEPQWQIPLFLVFLVIYLLTMVGNLGLIALIWNDPQLHIPMYFYLGSLAFVDAWISSTVSPKMLVNFFAKTRMIPLSECMIQFFSFAISITVECFLLATMAYDRYVAICKPLLYPVIMSNTLCICLLGLSLLGGLLHATIHNAFLFRLSFCNSIIVHHFYCDIIPLLKISCTDPSINYLILFIFAGSIQMFTILIVLVSYTLVLFTILKKKSLQGIKKAFSTCGAHLLSVSFYYGALVLMYVRPVSTQSEDQDMMDSLFYTIIIPLLNPIIYSLRNKKVIDSMRKILKRNS